TCATTTAAGATTAAAACAAAATCTACTTTAGCGGTAGGGAATAGCTTCAGCAATACGGCCAAGATCTACTTTGATTACAATTTTCCTATTGTTACCAATACTTATACAACATCGGTGATGGGTACATTGGCTACTTCAGAGATCAAAAACGATAAGAATACAATAAGCATTTATCCTAATCCTGTAAAAGACATCCTGTATATTCAATCTGCAAATGAAGTAAGTAAGGTTGTAATTTATGATGCAACCGGAAGAGTCATTACTTCTATGGGTACAAAAGGAAATTCCGTTCCAGTTTCGGATCTTCCGAAAGGAAATTATCTGATTAAACTATTCTTAGAAGATAAAGTTTCTGTACAGAAATTCATTAAAGAATAAACTTATAAAACAACTCTATAATAAAGGCTGCGAATAGTTTTTCGCAGCCTTTTGTATTTTATTTAAAAACAAGAATCGCATATCGATTATTCTTCACATCTTTAGGAGTAACCAATCTGATGTGTTCCTTATTTTTAAAATAATCTACATAAGAATCTTTGGTGATTGTCTTCCCTTTCTCAGTCTCTTTATATCCGGATTTGAGAATGATCTTAACGTATTCGTCGTACTCTTTTTTACTTTGGAATTCATATTCAATTCGGTCATCTGATTGATCTTTGTATTCAAACTTACCGATTTTAGATTGGTAATCAGCTGATTCATATTCATTCAAGACAAAGCCTAAACCTTCTGTTTTATCATAAAACCTGTAATTAAGACTTTTCATTTCCTTTTTAAAATCAGCCATTCCCAATTTGTTGAGCGTGGTAAATTGTTCTAAGGTAAAAGTTTGAGCAGAAAAACTCACACTCAGAATCATACAGAATGATATGGCTAATAAGTTTATATCTTTCTTCATTTCGTTAATTGGGGCAAATATAGAATAATAATAATTTTTGCCTACCATTTATCTTCTTTACCCAGCAAGCTATAAGGTCTGATCCTGCTATTCAAAAGCTTCAGCAAAACCTTTGCCTTTACATTTAAGATATCGGTCTGAATACTGTAACGGATTCCTTTTAAATGAGGCAATATTGTTGTAGATACCTTGTCTATGACATTAGGATTCTCTTTTGGCTTCTTCGTGATAACACAGATATAGGATGAGGTCTTAATCCCATAATGCCGCATATCTACTATAAAAAATAAAGTGACTTCGTCAAACTTGATGAATGTGGGCTTTCTCAATACATTATAAACAATAATCTGCTGATCTGCTACAGTCAGTAAAGGCTCTGTTCGTACTAGCAGCAGTATTGAGTACAGTATTCCAAATGAAAAAAGCGTAATTCCAAGAGAAAGAATTCCTATTATAAAAATATTCTCATCCTTGAAATCCGAGTAGGAAAGACCAAAAGTAAAAACACATGAAATGATAAGCAGTACCAGGCTTTTAATTTTACTGGAATAAAAATGATGCTCTTTCATAGTTTCTATTTGATAGGATTCAAATATATAAAACTTTAAGCAATGGGAAGTCTGAAATAAAAAGTACTTCCATTATTCAAAGCACTACTGACTCCAATTTCTCCATTCTGTTTCTCAATGAAATTTTTGGAGATCGCCAGCCCAAGACCTGTTCCATTCTGATGTTCACCCGGAACCTGGAAATAGCGGTCAAAGATCTGTCTGTGATACTTTTCATCAATACCACTTCCTGTATCTATGATATTAAACTGGATAAAAGCATCCATCTTTTCCACTACAATCCGGATTTCTTCATCCTGAAAAGAATGTTTGACTGCATTGGTAAGAAAATTATTCATTACCCAAACCGTTTTGTCAAAATCAGCAGTTACAAAATCAGTATCTTCCAGCTGATATGATGTATGTATTGAGATATTTTTTTGCTCTGCCAGTTTTTCAACATTTTTCACAGCTGCCAGTACAATCTCCTTAGGGGAACATTTTTCAACCGTTAACCTGATATTTCCGGATTCCACCTGCGAAAGATTAAG
This Chryseobacterium sp. G0162 DNA region includes the following protein-coding sequences:
- a CDS encoding STM3941 family protein, whose amino-acid sequence is MKEHHFYSSKIKSLVLLIISCVFTFGLSYSDFKDENIFIIGILSLGITLFSFGILYSILLLVRTEPLLTVADQQIIVYNVLRKPTFIKFDEVTLFFIVDMRHYGIKTSSYICVITKKPKENPNVIDKVSTTILPHLKGIRYSIQTDILNVKAKVLLKLLNSRIRPYSLLGKEDKW